A stretch of Diceros bicornis minor isolate mBicDic1 unplaced genomic scaffold, mDicBic1.mat.cur scaffold_568_ctg1, whole genome shotgun sequence DNA encodes these proteins:
- the LOC131403221 gene encoding olfactory receptor 5M10-like has protein sequence MVNQLLQFSRAKKISSQNHTVVREFILLGLTEDPVLEKILFGVFLVIYLITLAGNLCMILLIKTNSHLQTPMYFFLSHLSFVDICYSSNITPNMLHNFLSDQKTISYAGCFMQCLLFIALVITELYILASMAVDRYVAIRSPLHYSTKMPRNICISLVMVPYTFGFLSGLSQTLLTFHLSFCGSLEIHHFYRADPPLLMLACSDTYVKKTAMFVVADFTLSSSLFIILLSYLFIITAVWRIRSAKVRHTAFSTCASHLTTVTIFYGTLCCMYLRPPSETSIEESKIIAVFYTFLSPMLNPLIYSLRNKDVIHAMQQMIKGNLFHKIAV, from the exons ATGGTAAATCAGCTTTTACAG TTTTCAAGGGCTAAGAAAATATCTTCTCAAAACCACACTGTAGTGAGGGAATTCATTCTCTTGGGACTCACAGAGGATCCAGTGCTAGAAAAGATCCTGTTTGGGGTGTTTCTGGTGATCTACCTAATCACACTGGCAGGGAATCTGTGCATGATCCTGCTGATCAAGACCAATTCCCACCTCCAAACgcccatgtatttcttccttaGCCACCTCTCCTTTGTAGACATTTGTTATTCCTCCAACATTACTCCAAATATGCTGCATAATTTCCTCTCAGACCAGAAGACCATCTCCTATGCTGGATGCTTCATGCAGTGTCTTCTCTTCATTGCGCTGGTGATCACTGAGTTATATATCCTTGCTTCCATGGCAGTGGATCGCTATGTTGCCATTCGCAGCCCTTTACATTACAGCACCAAAATGCCCAGGAACATTTGTATCTCTCTAGTCATGGTCCCTTATACTTTTGGCTTCCTCAGTGGACTCTCTCAGACACTGCTGACTTTTCACTTGTCCTTCTGTGGCTCCCTTGAAATCCATCATTTCTACCGTGCTGACCCTCCTCTTCTAATGTTGGCCTGCTCTGACACCTATGTCAAGAAGACGGCAATGTTTGTAGTCGCTGATTTTACTCTCTCAAGCTCCCTCTTCATCATTCTCCTGTCCTACCTTTTCATTATTACAGCTGTCTGGAGGATCCGTTCTGCTAAAGTCAGGCACACAGCCTTTTCTACCTGTGCTTCCCACCTTACAACAGTCACCATATTTTATGGAACCCTCTGCTGCATGTACTTAAGGCCCCCATCTGAGACGTCTATAGAGGAGTCCAAAATAATTGCAGTCTTCTATACGTTTTTGAGCCCAATGCTGAACCCATTGATCTACAGTCTAAGGAACAAGGATGTGATCCATGCCATGCAGCAAATGATTAAGGGAAATCTCTTTCATAAAATTGCAGTTTAA